The Syngnathus scovelli strain Florida chromosome 7, RoL_Ssco_1.2, whole genome shotgun sequence DNA window TCAAATGTATATCCACTGACAGCATTATTCCGGCGGGAAGGGAGAAACATTTGAAAAAGACTGAagctggaaggggggggggggggagaaaaaaaaaaacctcctgaCAAAATGGCGATGCGCTcgcttgttgccatggcaactgtcaatcaaaaaaCCGAAAGTACCCGGATGCACCAATGACGAAGAAAATGTAACTGGCCAAAGAGGACAGAGAAACTCTTCCACAGCGCCTTATGCGTAActtcattggattttttttttttttttacttcagcaGACATATGTACAAAGACAAGTTTTATTAACTTTACGCGGCCatttatattgaaaaaaaaaacttatttttatttttataggtGTTTTGTATATTCTTTATAATACTGTAGCTTGGATTTTATTAGATTTCAGACAGAAATACTATGCATTATAATTTCCCTTGAATTATTACAATTAGAAATTTGCATCTGAAAGAAATACTGAATTATATAGAAAAAAGTGAATATTGTAAAAATGTGACGTGTGGCGTGACTAATCATAGAAGTCACCATATATTAACAGAACGTTCTCTTTAATTTGAATACAATATTTAATTTTCTCACAACCAAGAATAGTATTGTTTGGTATTCGACTATTTTTCTTATTTACAAAAAACAGGTCTACTTCATGCAACTTGATTAACTGTTAAACATAAAATCATAAAGAAATCACTACAACCTAACAAAATTGCAGACGTGTGCTAACAGTGAGGTCTATTAttgaccacaagatggcagcagagATTCAAATAGGATGAAGAGCAAGACTTCACTGGACATTTAATTAGGTACATCTCTGGATTAAAAAATTAAAGATAAAATCGTTGAATTATGACAATGTGACGcacacgcatgcgcacacaTATACACTGTAATTAACAATTTCGCCTTTGTATGAACTGTAAAGTGTCCTTATGTGTCCAGTAAAGtgctttaaaaacaaatgtattgtTATTCATTTTTTAGATTTGTACTCTATATAATGATGATGTACTTCTATAGCCTTTCTTCATGTCCAATTATACTAATTGCTGATCCTAATCCAGCTATTTATTATTAGTAGCTCCAGTACCACAAAAGATGTCACAGAGCTCAGACCTCCACAAAAGCTTAAAGTCATAAATTGTCAACAAAGTTTAATTGTTAAAATTTGTTTATTTGAAGGAGGTGGCTAATTGAATGGcaataaccctaaccccccccccaaaaaaaataaataaataaataaaacagtggCCATGTTTTCCAAATGTACACTttattttaaacaaaagtacaaaaaacaaaacagatatTTACAATACTTGCATGGCAATGTTCACTTTCTTTGGTCATTCTTCCAATTGGAtgctttcaaatcagaaatGAACTAAGATACGTCTCAAGTCTGCAAGCGTGGTTTCATCAACAATTCAAAACTTGGGAAAAAAAGCTCTTTTTCTTGCACAACATAAATAATAACAGCAACAACGACCAAATCAAACTCGTACTTCACAATGGAATCGTCCCATTTTGAGATCCAGCAGTGACAACTCAAACTCAAAAATGAAGACCCGAGCGGGTAGATTCGGGAAAGTGACATGGACATCACTCGCCGGGATCGATCTACCCGCTCGGTGGCGGCCGCCGCCACTGCACagtacatttggaaaaaaaaattataaatgacGCATCCTCGCCAAGACCGACATCAGTAATAACCCTTTAGTCCTTTGTCTACGCCACGAATGAACAAACAGATGTATatacatcctaaaaaaaaaaaaaaaaaaaaaaaaaaaaaagcagatgacATAACAAGACACGCTTTCCACACATCTTTACAGCAAAGGCAAAACTGGTCTAGAAGTGATTTCACTTGCAGCAACTAACCAAAAAAGTTCCTTTCTAACAAACATGACTGCTAACAGAAGACAGAGCTACAACTGTGTatatgcgcgcgtgtgtgtgtgtgtgtgtgtcaagtaGTGCATGTAGATCACATACAGTATCCAattgtctgcttttttttttttcctccagagTGGGATTGGATTTGTAGTCAAATTCTCCCTGAAATCAAATCCAAGCTGTCTTCATTGTAATGTACACattattttttgtcttcttttctCAAGAGATGAGGTGAGGAGGAGAAACGTGCAAAGTTCCATGTTCTCACTGCAAAGGACGACAATGTAAGTCGGAATTGACACGGGTTTGTGACGGGTTTGCGTACCTTTCACATTCCCAACGGATGGCAGGCGGCTCGGGCGTTTCTCTACACTTCGGCTTTTTGGCTGTTCTCCTCCACCTTCTCCTCCAGCTTTCTCTCTTCCTCGGAGGAGCCGTTCTCCTTCTCGCCGGTCTTCCAGCTGCCTTGTCTAATGAGGACGGCGCATTTGGTTAAGCTGACACCCACGGCACTCACTCAAAGATACAGTCAGCGTGTTATTTGGGCTAAATAATGCTAGCTGATATTATTCCCGAGCCTCATAACTACAAAATCCATATTCCACTCGACTGCATAGTCGTAATTACGACTCACTTGGATTTCTTCTGGTAGATCCCGTAAGCCAGCCCAATGACCATGGCGGCGATGAGAAGTCCAACCACCACCCCGACCACCAACTTGGTTTGATCGGCGTCGTCCGATTGGTCTGCGTGACACAAAACAAACGCCGGCGTCACGCCGCTGACGGTCACGCGGCCGGTGCGGACCTTCCTGACCACAAACAGGAAGTTGAACCCTAAACGCGTTGGCTGGATGGACACACTGCCACTGTACGTGATTATGACTCGCTGGGGTAAATGTTAATGACAGCAATCCTTTTTTTATGACGTCATTTGTTCAGCCAGCAGGAAAATGGGTCATGTTTGCCAGGATGCTGGTGGCGCCGGTTCCTTCTGTGTTATCAGTATTCCGCACGTATCGAATTCTTTTCATACAACATTTGCTCTCCGGCCGCTTCCACCACATGCAAAAAAGACGTCTACGACTTACCTCGTTTATCCACTCTCACCTCCTCAAATACTGAAATCAGATACGAAATGAAAATTATCGTTCAACCAAGGCAAAAGTGACGTCTAAGGCTACGTACTAGTCTACTGTCTGCATGCAGGAGTTTCGAATCGGAGAGAGGACGAGTCGAGTGGAGTCCCGGCATCCCAACACACACCCGCGCAGACATGACTCAGCGGGAAAAGAGGATACGGCAATCGTTTAGGATGAGACGGTTGGCATGCGAGTTATTTGTGAtgatggacaaaagtattttgACATACCTGAAAAAAGGCAGCACTTAATTAGTGTGGTAGAAGCCTTCGTAATTAACCACCATTACTGAACATTTACTTCCGTTGTTTGTAAATGCTAAATGACCCAATACTTTTGCCCACATTGATACAGCTTTGTTTAccagtgaagaaaaacataaagcaGTTAATGAAAGTGAAGGATGAGAAGTGTCATCATGTCGAGTCAGCATGCGAGCGGATTGGACAGTCGGTGGAGCGGAAGCGCCGGCCGATGAAGGCGGCTTAGCGGATGACGCCACCGGGCGGGGTACGTCGTACTTACGAGACGACACATTGATGTCCCGCGTGTCAACGCCATATTCGTTGGACACGGTGCAGTAGACGGTCAGGTTGACAGCGGGCACCACGGTGATTTTGTGCGTGACCTTGCCGTTGACGAAGGGACTTTCATCAtactgtggggggaaaaaaaatttgcCTTTTCAGAgaagatagttttttttttttttatgacacctgttataataacaataaatgtAATAACAATGAATTAAAGCACAAAGGAGAACTGTGCGAGTCTTATTTGACTCATGTAACCAGGGACAAAATGGCAAGTGCTTTTAAGCACCACTAGGAGGCAATGTTCGACCAGTTTCTCGTTCAAGTGCATGCCTGCAAGCGCTGAAGCCgatcccacaaaaaaaaaaaaaaaaaaaaaacacacaaaagaatACGCAACACCCTTTGAGTGCAGCTTGGActaaaagcaataaaaatgaTCCCGCGCAAATAGATTTTCAGACCAAAGCCCCCCCCCGAGGTCACGGATGTAATTCACTCTGCCCACGTTGACACTTTTGTCCTGTCAGTCGCCTCACAGGTACACtaagtgaaaaaacaaaaaaacaaaaacaaaaaaaagcgggATTTTTTACTTTGTGTCAACAAGGTGATCGTGCCTAGGAGAAATTAAGCTTGTTTGTGCTTTCCAAGGGTGCACCTGCCTCGAATTGCCAGGATCGGATATGTTCACAGGTGTGACAgctgcagggggaaaaaaaacccaaacaaaaGGTGATATGGCGCTCAACAGGAACATCCAGtgaagatggggggggggggggggggtgatgcttTTTGAAAATCAGCTCCTTTCTTCAGGCCACGTCTCATTTATTCTCAgttattgaaaataaaaaagggatttGACGAGTAAAAGGCAGCCCAGCCCCTCCGATAGGTCCTTAAATACTCTTAGAGAAGAATTGTATTGAATAAAGGTGTATTTAAGAAAGTTTTGTAATTAAATAAAGTTAGAATCACTCaaggcaaatgtgaaaaagtcATGTCATTTCCATGAATCAAATGAAAATGGTAAATTTCAGATTAAATGACATGAACTGATACGATTAACTGATACTttttcaatggaaaaaaaaaaaagcgatatTACGTCATGGGTGATGTTTCATATGGACAGCAGGCGTCAAAGAAAATTGACAATGACGCTCTTCTGTCTCGTACGAATGATATGTTTTAACTCAAATATACGTTTGATTTCTTAAAATACATCAAGTGAAACACCAGAtgtctgcaaaaaaataaaaaataaaaaaatactttccAGGTTATCAGCATATTTCATCATTGTAAAAAACGTCTCGACAATCAATTCCTTTCTTCATTATTAGAAGTTACCAAATCCAAAACAGGGGAAGAGATATATTGATCTTTGCGTAACCTTGGTAACGATGACAATACGGCTAATTGGTTTTGCCATCCCAAATTGGCGGCATAGCTGACTGCTGTGTTGCTTTTtggagtaaaaaaacaacaacgaaaaCAAACATTTATGATCACAACACTCCTTTTGCTTGTATAGTTTCCAGAGAAAAAGGAATGAATACAATTTCCCTCGTCGCCGCTGTggcagtatgtgtgtgtgtgagtgtgtacatACCGAGGTACCATTGATGCTCCAGGAAACAGATGGCTTTGGAGAGCCCTCGGCCTCACAAATCAAGACTTTATGTTGACCATCTTCACTACGGTGTTTGGACAGCTGTTTGATGACTGGAGCGCCTGCAACAAACACCACGCTCTTGTGATGTTCCTttttcattcacacacacatccgATATAAAGTGGAGCTCAAAGCAATAGCCAGAAgtgtttacttttttattttttttttgatgattgAAATCGTCAACCCCCGTTTCAACCCAAAAGAGTGAACAGCAGTGATAATAAACTCGGCAAAGACCGCTAATTAGTCAAAAGGACATCATTTGCCTAatcctgccattttttttttttttttgttaactctATAACTGTCAGGGACTTTGTGGAGTCTCAGCTGGTTGCCTGGCAACAGCTCCTGGACAGCTGGGCACAGAGATGCAAAGAAATCACAAAGGGtcatttttctttccccccttCATCTTTTTGTATGCAAAAAAATGAGGGCATGCTAATTTGTGCTAATCGAAAGCAACGTTTCCTTGCCGTTTGAATAAAATATGGATTTCCTGAGGCGAAGCTACCGAGGAGACAAGCTGAGCTCAGCCTGACTGATATGACAATTAAAATATGACAAATTAGATATTTTCTTGTCTTTATTGAAAATGGGCATTTCCACATACAATCTGAGTCCGTACCTTCAACAACCAGGTCGAAAGAAGCCTTCCTGCGGAGTGCCCCCATCTTCACCTCACCCTCGTAGAAGCCAGAATCAGAGTACTTCAGCTTGTTAAACTTGGGCTCTTTGTCCAGCTTGACATTGTCCTGATTAgaacaaaatagtatttttcatTTCAAGAGTAAACTATTCTTTGAGGCAGACGCTTTCGACAGctcgagttgtttttttttttgtttttttttataccttgGTCCAGGAGACTTTTGATTCGCCCGAAGAGTCGATCTGAAAAGACAGCTCCAAGGCCTCCCCGGCTGTCTTGATGACGTTCCCAGTGGGGCTTAAATTGATGTCTAGGTCTGAGAGAGACAAAGACGTGAAAGGATGGAGAAACGACGGCTCGTGTCTCTGACAAGCTGGGAGATATTTCTATTATTAACTCCACTTCTCTTGTTGCAGCGCGGCTTATTAGCGGAGAATGACACAACAAAGTACGAAGACCAAAAGATCTGAACGGTACGGGGCAAACACGCTTCACTCTCgacagcaacacaaaaaaaataaaaaggagaaaaatgaCAGTAATTTTTCAGACAAACACGGCGTGATGTCTTACAATTGACTGTGACGTTCTTGGAAGCCATCATGGCGGGGTTGTCAATTAGGGAGCATTGGTATTCACCGGTGGTGTCACGGGAGACATGAGCGAGGGTgtatgtatttgtatttttcaccGGGATGACATCGCcctgcaaacacacacgtacAATAGCCGCTGATTAGCTCGGGGGTGGTCCGCTGATTAATGACACCGTGTGAGACTTTGGCTCATCAGCGGTACCTTCAGGTGGAAGTTAAAGCTGGTCGGCGCCGGGTTGCCGTCCGCTACGCATTTGAGGGTCACGTTGTCGCCTTCCAGCAGAGGTTCTGGGGCAATCACTTGAAGGATGATGGTCTCCGTGGAGTCTGGGAGGAAATAGTTAAGGCGTGACAATGAGGCGCTCTAAAGGTGCCAAGGTAGCAAAATAAAGCATGCTTGGATGGGAGTAGTCggcccaaaaaaaatatttttcaaaacgtgAGTTTGTGCTGAGTCTTTGACAGACTGTTATCCTCCCTTGTGTGAAAGTGCACCCGCTTATTTGGAGGCCACAGCGAGCAAGCAGATTCAATATTTAATGGCGCTTTTGCATTAATCCCGTTTTGCCGGCTCATCTTCGCAACACTAGAGGACCAAAAAGTCACAAGTTTTTCAGATAACCCGTATAACACTGTTGGTTcgtgaaaaaagaaagaaggaaaaaaaaattttctTTCAAAGGAGGTAAACACGAGTCGAAATTATTATTTCATAGTCCTGCGGTGATGAAACTCAAAGAAACATTTGCTATTTTGCATCCAAACGGAGAAAGTCGGTCGACTCACATGTGATGGTGAACGTGAGCTCAGGTGACGTCAACTCCTTGCCAACTTGGTGCCGAGCGCTGCACGAGAACTGCGCGTCGGCGTCCTCTTTGGTCGCCGAGT harbors:
- the alcama gene encoding CD166 antigen homolog A isoform X1 — its product is MHLLSVGSLGSLVFLFATVLRQASSLETVVGMYGQTLEIPCNKGVVKAEDVLITKWKYDKGDRRVGDLLVRTKTESVSIIATDEYKDRINMAANSSLLLSAAKLSDQRTFTCMVVLSLDINEYPVNVVVYKAPAGVEISDKAPELEIGKPTKLATCVAKDANPAANITWLKNNKPLVDGGKGVSIRASVQVDPVTGLSSTSSTLEYSATKEDADAQFSCSARHQVGKELTSPELTFTITYSTETIILQVIAPEPLLEGDNVTLKCVADGNPAPTSFNFHLKGDVIPVKNTNTYTLAHVSRDTTGEYQCSLIDNPAMMASKNVTVNYLDINLSPTGNVIKTAGEALELSFQIDSSGESKVSWTKDNVKLDKEPKFNKLKYSDSGFYEGEVKMGALRRKASFDLVVEGAPVIKQLSKHRSEDGQHKVLICEAEGSPKPSVSWSINGTSYDESPFVNGKVTHKITVVPAVNLTVYCTVSNEYGVDTRDINVSSLFEEVRVDKRDQSDDADQTKLVVGVVVGLLIAAMVIGLAYGIYQKKSKQGSWKTGEKENGSSEEERKLEEKVEENSQKAEV
- the alcama gene encoding CD166 antigen homolog A isoform X2, which gives rise to MHLLSVGSLGSLVFLFATVLRQASSLETVVGMYGQTLEIPCNKGVVKAEDVLITKWKYDKGDRRVGDLLVRTKTESVSIIATDEYKDRINMAANSSLLLSAAKLSDQRTFTCMVVLSLDINEYPVNVVVYKAPAGVEISDKAPELEIGKPTKLATCVAKDANPAANITWLKNNKPLVDGGKGVSIRASVQVDPVTGLSSTSSTLEYSATKEDADAQFSCSARHQVGKELTSPELTFTITYSTETIILQVIAPEPLLEGDNVTLKCVADGNPAPTSFNFHLKGDVIPVKNTNTYTLAHVSRDTTGEYQCSLIDNPAMMASKNVTVNYLDINLSPTGNVIKTAGEALELSFQIDSSGESKVSWTKDNVKLDKEPKFNKLKYSDSGFYEGEVKMGALRRKASFDLVVEGAPVIKQLSKHRSEDGQHKVLICEAEGSPKPSVSWSINGTSYDESPFVNGKVTHKITVVPAVNLTVYCTVSNEYGVDTRDINVSSHQSDDADQTKLVVGVVVGLLIAAMVIGLAYGIYQKKSKQGSWKTGEKENGSSEEERKLEEKVEENSQKAEV